In a single window of the Limnochorda sp. L945t genome:
- the hypF gene encoding carbamoyltransferase HypF, with translation MSSSKASSSPGSVDTPRAGLDERARSGGPAHHAPGRPGWVRVRLRVEGMVQGVGFRPFVYRTAVRLGLTGKVSNTPGGVLIDVEGLPEAVEAFQEQLRQDPPPLARIRDIRSRVLPPAGYDRFEIAPSARGRAGAVLVPPDVAICPDCRRELLDPSDRRFSYPFINCTNCGPRFTIVRGLPYDRERTTMAAFAMCAACSREYHDPADRRFHAQPTACPECGPHVWWVGPAQGRPPGRAADGREHDWMAAFRQAILAGQTVAVKGLGGFHLACDALDAEAVQRLRRRKHRPRKPFAVMAKDLATVRRLCEVNEAEARLLCSSAAPIVLLRRRPDAPLPEALAPGLNTLGVMLPYTPLHVLLFQAVPEREVLVMTSGNRSSLPIVKDNESALAELGDIADAFVLHDREIANRADDSVVQVVGGAAQFLRRSRGFVPAPIPVPVPRRWQGEPAAHPVVLGAGGDMKNACCLIKGGQAFMGPHTGELETVEAEAVWRHNVESMSRLLDVWPEVAGVDLHPGYRSRRLGASLVGRVHGIQHHHAHLVAALAENGRTGPAVGIVLDGTGYGTDGTLWGGEILLGGLASCRRLMHLRYIRLPGGERAIRRPWLLTLSCLCEELGVQQGLSLARALFPQMRRDLELAVRVLTSGVNSPRSCGAGRLFDAVAAATGTCLEATYEGEPALVFSELAREELEAQEPGRAGGDGYAARDRGSGGAPYPYRVRPPEIDLLPAVVAAARDRLSGAGAAVVAARWHRTVEDAMVQAAQRACLREGVRVVALSGGVFHNPYLVQAVARRLEAAGVEVLTHREVPPGDGGLALGQAVCALWREAEGAATRSR, from the coding sequence TTGAGCTCCTCGAAGGCGAGCAGCTCCCCAGGATCTGTTGACACGCCGCGGGCAGGGCTCGACGAGCGGGCCCGGTCTGGTGGGCCGGCCCACCACGCGCCCGGCCGGCCCGGGTGGGTGCGCGTCCGCCTCCGGGTGGAGGGCATGGTACAGGGCGTGGGCTTTCGCCCGTTCGTCTACCGCACCGCCGTGCGCCTGGGTCTGACCGGGAAGGTTTCCAACACCCCCGGCGGCGTGTTGATCGACGTCGAAGGCCTGCCTGAGGCGGTGGAAGCCTTCCAGGAGCAGCTGCGGCAAGACCCTCCGCCTCTTGCCCGTATTCGCGACATCCGGTCGCGCGTGCTGCCCCCTGCCGGTTACGACCGCTTCGAAATCGCCCCCAGTGCCCGGGGCCGGGCCGGGGCGGTCCTGGTGCCGCCCGACGTGGCCATCTGCCCGGACTGCCGCCGGGAGCTCCTCGACCCGTCGGACCGGCGGTTTTCGTACCCGTTCATCAACTGCACCAACTGCGGCCCCCGTTTCACCATCGTCAGGGGGTTGCCCTACGACCGCGAGCGCACGACCATGGCGGCATTCGCCATGTGTGCCGCCTGCAGCCGGGAATACCACGACCCGGCCGACCGGCGCTTCCATGCCCAGCCCACGGCCTGCCCGGAGTGCGGGCCGCACGTGTGGTGGGTGGGGCCGGCGCAGGGCCGTCCACCCGGGCGAGCAGCGGACGGCCGTGAGCACGACTGGATGGCCGCGTTCCGCCAGGCCATCCTGGCGGGGCAGACCGTGGCGGTCAAGGGACTCGGGGGGTTCCACCTGGCCTGCGACGCGCTCGACGCCGAGGCGGTGCAGCGGCTGCGACGGCGCAAGCACCGGCCGCGTAAGCCCTTCGCGGTCATGGCGAAAGACCTGGCGACGGTACGCCGTCTCTGCGAGGTGAACGAGGCCGAGGCCCGGTTGCTGTGCAGCTCGGCGGCGCCCATCGTGTTGTTGCGGCGCCGTCCGGACGCACCTCTTCCCGAGGCGCTGGCACCGGGGCTGAACACCCTGGGCGTGATGTTGCCGTACACCCCCCTTCACGTGCTGCTGTTCCAGGCGGTGCCCGAGCGCGAGGTCCTGGTCATGACGAGCGGCAACCGGTCGTCGCTGCCGATCGTCAAGGACAACGAGTCGGCCCTGGCGGAACTCGGCGACATTGCCGACGCCTTCGTGTTACACGACCGGGAGATCGCGAACCGCGCCGACGACTCGGTGGTGCAGGTGGTGGGAGGGGCGGCGCAGTTCTTGCGGAGGTCCAGGGGGTTCGTGCCTGCGCCCATCCCGGTGCCCGTGCCACGTCGCTGGCAGGGAGAGCCTGCCGCCCATCCGGTGGTGCTGGGAGCCGGAGGCGACATGAAAAACGCCTGCTGCCTCATCAAAGGGGGCCAGGCGTTCATGGGCCCCCACACGGGCGAGTTGGAGACGGTGGAGGCCGAAGCGGTCTGGCGGCATAATGTCGAGTCCATGAGCCGGTTGCTCGACGTGTGGCCGGAGGTGGCGGGCGTCGACCTGCACCCGGGTTACCGGTCGAGGCGGCTGGGGGCGTCCCTGGTCGGGCGGGTGCACGGCATCCAGCATCATCACGCGCACCTGGTCGCGGCGTTGGCCGAAAACGGCCGCACCGGCCCTGCCGTGGGGATCGTCCTGGACGGGACGGGCTACGGGACCGACGGCACGCTCTGGGGTGGGGAGATCCTCCTGGGCGGTCTGGCCAGTTGCCGGAGGCTGATGCACCTGCGCTACATCCGCCTGCCGGGTGGTGAGCGGGCCATCCGGCGGCCCTGGCTGCTCACCCTTTCCTGCCTGTGCGAGGAGCTGGGGGTCCAACAGGGACTGTCGCTGGCTCGAGCGCTTTTCCCCCAGATGCGGCGGGACCTGGAGCTCGCTGTGCGGGTGCTGACCTCGGGCGTCAACTCCCCCCGGAGCTGCGGAGCCGGGCGGCTTTTCGACGCGGTGGCGGCCGCGACGGGCACTTGCCTGGAGGCGACCTACGAAGGCGAGCCTGCTCTGGTGTTTTCCGAACTGGCCCGGGAGGAGCTGGAGGCTCAAGAGCCCGGCAGAGCCGGCGGCGACGGCTACGCGGCTCGGGATCGAGGCAGCGGCGGCGCCCCCTATCCGTATCGCGTGCGCCCGCCGGAAATCGACCTGTTGCCGGCCGTGGTGGCGGCGGCCAGAGACCGGCTGAGCGGCGCCGGCGCTGCCGTCGTTGCCGCTCGCTGGCACCGGACGGTGGAAGATGCAATGGTACAGGCCGCGCAGCGGGCCTGCCTCCGAGAGGGCGTGCGGGTGGTGGCCCTGAGCGGCGGCGTGTTTCACAATCCGTACCTGGTGCAGGCAGTGGCCCGGCGGCTCGAGGCCGCCGGCGTCGAAGTGCTGACCCACCGCGAGGTACCGCCGGGCGATGGGGGGCTTGCCCTGGGGCAAGCCGTCTGTGCCCTGTGGCGGGAGGCGGAGGGTGCGGCCACTCGGAGCCGGTGA